The Bacillus marinisedimentorum genome has a segment encoding these proteins:
- a CDS encoding YkuS family protein, giving the protein MAKIGVEESLTNIYDVLQEKGYDVIQLKQEQDAQNCDLCVMTGLDSNVMGIADTVIAGPVIEANGLSAEQVLGQIEQSLNR; this is encoded by the coding sequence ATGGCTAAGATTGGTGTAGAAGAATCTTTGACTAACATTTATGATGTGCTACAAGAAAAAGGATACGATGTGATCCAACTGAAACAGGAGCAGGATGCCCAAAATTGCGATCTATGTGTCATGACCGGACTTGATTCAAATGTGATGGGAATCGCCGATACGGTCATAGCCGGACCTGTCATCGAAGCTAACGGCCTGTCGGCTGAACAGGTGCTCGGCCAAATTGAGCAAAGTCTGAACCGCTGA
- a CDS encoding N-acetyldiaminopimelate deacetylase encodes MKTDELITLRRKLHQIPEIGFQEKKTQQLLLERISEFPQDRVEIKTWRTGIFVKVKGSNPSRCIGYRADIDGLPITEETGYPYASQHDGFMHACGHDFHMTIAMGVLSRVVSEPIADDLLFIFQPAEEGPGGAVPMLASSIMEEWRPDIVLALHIAPEYPAGTIAVKEGLLFANTSELFIDLKGKGGHAAYPHQTNDMVVAASHLVTQLQTIVSRNINPLDSAVVTIGKITGGTVQNVIAETARLEGTIRTLSSDTMTIVKNRIETLLNGIAAGFSCSYELDYGSNYYQVYNEERLTRSFMDFIDNETPYDLVECRTAMTGEDFGYMLKEIPGFMFWLGVGSESGLHSSTLKPDEKAIGIAVDAIFSYIKAGIPEME; translated from the coding sequence ATGAAAACGGATGAATTGATCACATTAAGAAGGAAGCTTCATCAAATTCCGGAAATCGGTTTCCAGGAAAAGAAGACGCAGCAGTTATTGCTTGAGCGCATTTCCGAATTCCCGCAGGACCGGGTTGAAATCAAAACGTGGCGGACAGGAATCTTCGTAAAAGTGAAAGGGTCAAACCCTTCAAGGTGCATCGGCTATCGGGCGGATATTGACGGACTGCCGATAACAGAAGAAACCGGCTATCCGTACGCATCACAACACGATGGATTCATGCATGCCTGCGGACATGACTTTCATATGACAATTGCGATGGGAGTACTGTCCCGTGTTGTCAGTGAACCGATAGCTGATGATTTGCTATTCATTTTCCAGCCTGCTGAGGAAGGCCCCGGCGGTGCTGTTCCGATGCTTGCCAGCAGCATCATGGAGGAGTGGCGTCCTGATATTGTCCTTGCACTTCACATCGCGCCTGAATATCCTGCCGGCACGATCGCTGTGAAAGAGGGATTGTTATTTGCCAATACATCTGAGCTGTTCATCGACCTGAAAGGCAAGGGGGGGCATGCGGCATACCCTCATCAGACAAATGATATGGTCGTAGCTGCCAGCCATCTTGTGACACAGCTGCAAACGATCGTGTCACGGAATATCAATCCGCTCGATAGTGCTGTCGTCACAATAGGCAAAATAACCGGCGGGACTGTTCAGAATGTGATTGCGGAAACAGCACGTCTTGAAGGGACGATCCGTACGCTGTCTTCCGATACGATGACAATTGTAAAAAATAGGATTGAGACACTTCTGAACGGAATCGCCGCCGGCTTTTCATGCAGTTATGAACTTGATTATGGAAGCAATTATTATCAGGTTTACAACGAAGAGCGGCTGACCAGGTCTTTCATGGACTTTATTGATAACGAGACGCCGTATGACCTTGTAGAATGCCGGACAGCCATGACCGGTGAAGATTTCGGCTATATGCTGAAAGAAATCCCCGGATTTATGTTCTGGCTTGGCGTCGGATCCGAAAGCGGCCTTCATTCATCAACGCTCAAACCGGATGAGAAGGCAATCGGGATAGCGGTTGACGCTATTTTCAGTTATATAAAAGCAGGAATTCCTGAAATGGAATAG
- the dapD gene encoding 2,3,4,5-tetrahydropyridine-2,6-dicarboxylate N-acetyltransferase, which produces MKMMDANEIISFIQNSEKSTPVKVHIKGQIEGLDFGGNTKTFIQGDTGVLFGEWKDIKSAIDRNADKIDDYVVENDRRNSAIPLLDLKDVPARIEPGAIIRDQVEIGKNAVIMMGASINIGSVVGEGTMIDMNVVLGGRATVGKNCHIGAGAVLAGVIEPPSAKPVVIEDEVVVGANAVILEGVTVGKGAVVAAGAIVTEDVEPNTVVAGTPARVIKKIDDQTRSKTEIKQELRQLKED; this is translated from the coding sequence ATGAAAATGATGGATGCAAATGAAATCATATCTTTTATTCAAAACAGCGAGAAATCGACTCCTGTAAAAGTACATATTAAAGGCCAGATCGAAGGCTTGGACTTCGGAGGAAACACAAAGACGTTCATCCAAGGGGACACCGGCGTCCTATTTGGAGAGTGGAAAGATATTAAATCTGCCATTGATCGAAACGCTGACAAGATCGATGACTATGTTGTCGAAAACGACCGCCGCAACTCTGCCATCCCGCTTCTTGACCTGAAGGACGTTCCGGCCCGTATCGAACCCGGTGCCATTATCCGTGATCAGGTTGAAATCGGTAAAAATGCCGTCATCATGATGGGAGCTTCTATCAACATCGGGTCCGTCGTCGGTGAGGGCACAATGATCGATATGAACGTAGTACTCGGCGGCAGGGCGACAGTCGGAAAGAACTGCCATATCGGTGCAGGCGCTGTCCTTGCGGGGGTCATTGAACCACCTTCCGCTAAACCTGTCGTCATTGAGGACGAAGTGGTGGTCGGTGCAAATGCGGTCATCCTTGAAGGTGTGACAGTCGGAAAAGGCGCGGTTGTCGCAGCCGGCGCCATAGTGACCGAGGATGTCGAGCCGAACACGGTTGTAGCAGGCACCCCGGCACGGGTCATCAAGAAAATCGATGACCAGACAAGAAGCAAGACGGAAATTAAGCAAGAGCTTCGCCAACTTAAAGAAGATTGA
- a CDS encoding LysR family transcriptional regulator encodes MQTVEFQILAVLAQEMNMRKAAERLFVSQPALSQRLQSIEKAWGVKIFLRSQKGLALTPAGEKITSFAQEVVEKGEKVREEIEALDSEVYGTLKLAVASIAGQYWLPAVLKQFVRKYPLVKVSLITGWSSEMLRHIYEDHVHIGILRGNPEWKGRKLHLFSDSLYLVDTEMGKLEDLHDTARPFIQFKSDSNYHQEIQEWWHRQFKAVPQRTIVVDQIETCKQMVLNGIGYAILPGVTLEGEDTLTKIPLLDEAGTPMLRDTWLIGYESGFQLKQVQAFIEVVKDTAGIE; translated from the coding sequence ATGCAGACGGTTGAGTTCCAGATTCTTGCCGTCCTGGCCCAGGAGATGAACATGCGAAAGGCGGCTGAACGGCTGTTTGTTTCACAGCCCGCCCTAAGCCAGAGACTGCAATCGATTGAAAAAGCATGGGGCGTGAAAATTTTTCTAAGATCCCAAAAAGGGCTCGCTCTGACACCGGCGGGGGAAAAAATCACCTCGTTTGCACAGGAAGTGGTGGAAAAAGGGGAAAAAGTAAGAGAGGAGATTGAAGCGCTCGATTCAGAGGTGTATGGAACACTTAAGCTGGCTGTTGCCTCCATTGCCGGGCAATATTGGCTCCCGGCCGTTTTGAAACAGTTTGTCAGAAAGTATCCGCTTGTCAAAGTGTCATTGATTACCGGCTGGTCGAGCGAAATGCTAAGGCACATTTACGAGGACCATGTCCATATCGGAATTTTGCGGGGCAATCCCGAATGGAAAGGAAGAAAACTGCACTTATTTTCCGATTCGCTTTATCTTGTTGACACAGAAATGGGCAAACTTGAAGACTTGCATGACACAGCCCGGCCATTTATCCAGTTCAAAAGCGATTCCAATTATCATCAGGAAATCCAGGAATGGTGGCACCGGCAGTTTAAAGCGGTTCCCCAGCGGACAATCGTCGTCGACCAGATTGAGACATGCAAGCAGATGGTGTTAAACGGCATCGGCTATGCAATCCTTCCGGGTGTAACCCTGGAAGGCGAAGATACATTGACGAAAATACCGCTCCTTGATGAGGCCGGGACGCCGATGCTGAGGGATACCTGGCTGATCGGCTACGAATCGGGCTTCCAGCTGAAACAGGTACAGGCTTTTATTGAGGTTGTGAAGGACACTGCAGGCATTGAGTGA
- a CDS encoding VOC family protein, protein MGIAFKGLDHVQVCIPADMEDDAKSFYIDLLGFIEIEKPDSLKSNGGFWMQAPGVELHIGIEPGHEPGLSKRHIAFEVGDLTAARSVLEQAGLNIKEETPIPLRDRFSFRDPFGNRIELLAYHS, encoded by the coding sequence ATGGGAATTGCATTCAAGGGACTGGACCATGTGCAAGTGTGCATACCAGCTGATATGGAAGATGATGCGAAGTCTTTTTACATTGATTTGCTTGGATTCATCGAAATCGAAAAACCGGACTCCTTAAAAAGTAACGGCGGATTCTGGATGCAGGCTCCAGGGGTGGAATTGCATATCGGAATTGAGCCAGGTCACGAACCGGGCCTGTCCAAACGGCACATCGCCTTTGAAGTTGGGGACCTGACAGCAGCCAGGTCGGTTCTGGAACAGGCTGGATTAAACATCAAAGAAGAAACACCCATTCCGCTCCGGGACCGCTTTTCGTTTCGGGACCCGTTCGGAAACCGGATTGAACTGCTGGCTTATCATTCTTAA
- a CDS encoding MDR family MFS transporter: MSLILEKIQADRGTHRPLVLAAIMLAMFMAAIEATIVSTAMPNIVADLGGFALYSWVFSAYLLFQAATVLIYGKMSDLFGRKPVFVVGVTIFLAGSILAGFASSMKMLIVFRLIQGFGAGAVMPIASTIVGDIYTKEERAKIQGYLSSVWGISAIMGPALGGFFVQYATWRLVFWINVPLGILSILGVVLFLHEGVEKRKHTIDYAGSVFLVIAITSLMVILVEGGVRIAWGSWPAVFLISAFLIGFILFIVQERRAEEPMMPFDIWKYRSITVANLTSLTTGVILIGISSFLPAYVQGVMERSPIVAGFTLTTMSIGWPISATIAGRLLLKIGFRKTSLIGGFALVAGSLFFILLSPDKGPVWAGIGSFFIGVGMGMSTTSFIVSIQSTVSWRMRGIATASNMFMRTLGSTIGAALLGGILNSRLQSHIQQSGVDYDVSLDTANILLNEEQRASLPGQVRAVLQEGLTGALHNVYLWVAAFAVISLILIAFMPKVENE, encoded by the coding sequence TTGAGTCTGATTTTGGAAAAAATACAGGCAGACAGAGGAACGCACAGGCCGCTTGTACTTGCTGCCATCATGCTCGCCATGTTTATGGCTGCGATAGAAGCGACAATTGTGTCGACCGCAATGCCTAATATTGTGGCAGATCTTGGCGGATTTGCCCTATACAGTTGGGTGTTTTCCGCTTACCTTCTGTTCCAGGCAGCAACCGTACTTATTTACGGGAAAATGTCAGATTTATTTGGCCGGAAGCCGGTTTTTGTTGTCGGCGTCACTATTTTTTTGGCAGGCTCTATTTTGGCGGGATTCGCTTCATCAATGAAAATGCTCATTGTTTTCCGGCTGATCCAGGGGTTCGGGGCCGGTGCTGTCATGCCGATTGCTTCAACGATTGTCGGTGATATTTACACAAAAGAAGAACGGGCAAAAATCCAAGGGTACCTATCCAGTGTATGGGGAATTTCCGCAATCATGGGACCAGCACTTGGAGGGTTTTTTGTCCAATATGCAACCTGGAGACTTGTATTCTGGATAAATGTTCCACTCGGCATTCTTTCCATACTCGGGGTAGTGCTGTTTTTGCACGAGGGTGTGGAGAAACGGAAACATACGATTGATTATGCAGGTTCAGTCTTTCTTGTTATCGCGATCACTTCGCTTATGGTCATTCTCGTTGAAGGCGGAGTAAGAATTGCGTGGGGTTCCTGGCCGGCTGTTTTTTTGATTTCGGCATTTCTCATAGGTTTTATTTTATTTATTGTGCAGGAAAGACGGGCTGAGGAACCGATGATGCCATTTGATATTTGGAAATACCGGTCCATCACGGTCGCTAACCTTACTTCGCTGACAACAGGTGTCATTTTAATCGGCATTTCAAGCTTTTTGCCGGCATATGTCCAGGGAGTTATGGAACGGTCGCCGATCGTGGCGGGTTTTACACTTACGACCATGTCAATCGGATGGCCGATATCCGCCACGATTGCCGGCCGGCTCCTTCTGAAAATCGGTTTCCGCAAGACATCCCTCATCGGCGGGTTCGCCCTCGTTGCCGGTTCGCTGTTTTTCATTCTGCTGTCGCCTGACAAAGGGCCGGTATGGGCCGGGATAGGATCGTTTTTCATCGGGGTCGGAATGGGGATGTCGACGACATCTTTCATTGTTTCGATCCAGTCGACGGTCAGCTGGAGGATGCGCGGCATCGCGACGGCTTCAAACATGTTCATGAGGACCCTTGGCAGCACGATAGGGGCGGCCTTGCTCGGCGGAATACTGAACAGCCGTCTCCAGTCGCATATCCAGCAATCAGGAGTCGATTATGATGTCAGCCTCGACACAGCGAATATTCTGTTAAATGAAGAGCAGAGGGCTTCGCTGCCCGGACAAGTACGGGCCGTTCTGCAGGAAGGGCTGACGGGGGCACTCCATAATGTTTACCTGTGGGTTGCCGCCTTTGCTGTGATCAGCTTGATCCTCATCGCATTTATGCCTAAAGTGGAGAACGAATAA
- the cbpB gene encoding cyclic-di-AMP-binding protein CbpB, whose protein sequence is MISLQTDDLLKTSISDLLIPAEKVAHVQIGNPLEHALLVLIKSGYSAIPVLDASYKLHGLISNSMILDSVLGIERIELEKLEGKKAEEVMEKEIPRLHEHDPFQKALGLTINNPFVCVVDDEGYFLGILTRRAILKLFNKQLQPVKK, encoded by the coding sequence ATGATCAGTCTTCAGACAGATGACCTGCTGAAAACAAGTATTAGTGATCTGCTGATCCCTGCTGAAAAAGTAGCACATGTCCAAATCGGCAATCCGCTTGAACACGCGCTGCTTGTCCTTATTAAATCCGGTTATTCCGCGATACCTGTGCTTGATGCTTCCTATAAGCTGCATGGTCTGATCAGCAATTCAATGATTCTTGATTCAGTACTTGGAATTGAACGGATTGAACTGGAAAAGCTCGAAGGGAAAAAGGCAGAAGAAGTGATGGAAAAAGAAATTCCGCGGCTTCATGAACATGATCCATTTCAGAAGGCGCTCGGCCTGACAATCAATAACCCTTTCGTCTGCGTAGTCGATGATGAGGGCTACTTTCTCGGAATACTTACACGAAGAGCAATATTGAAACTGTTCAACAAACAGCTCCAGCCAGTGAAAAAGTGA
- a CDS encoding SDR family NAD(P)-dependent oxidoreductase has protein sequence MGFNEKVAIVTGAGNGIGRKVAEMYAQAGAAIVLADIDLENGRKTADQITADGGKALFIETDMKNAVDIEKMIKKTADTYGRLDILVNNAGVSRFKSPFELSLDEWDDILAVNLRGYFAAARAAARFMQDTGGGSIVNIASTRAVMSEPNSEAYAASKGGVLGLTHALAASFSELNVTVNAISPGWIETGDYDDLREIDHSQHLSNRVGRPEDIGRACLYLTDEANNFVNGTNLVIDGGMTRKMIYEH, from the coding sequence GTGGGCTTCAATGAAAAAGTCGCAATTGTAACAGGTGCTGGTAACGGAATCGGACGGAAAGTGGCAGAAATGTACGCACAGGCTGGAGCTGCCATTGTTCTAGCTGATATCGACCTGGAAAACGGCCGGAAAACGGCTGATCAAATAACGGCGGACGGCGGCAAAGCCCTGTTTATCGAAACAGACATGAAAAATGCTGTTGATATCGAGAAAATGATCAAGAAAACAGCAGATACGTATGGGCGGCTTGATATCCTGGTCAATAATGCCGGCGTTTCCAGGTTCAAGTCACCATTCGAGCTGTCGCTCGATGAATGGGACGATATTCTTGCAGTCAACTTGCGCGGCTACTTTGCCGCCGCGCGTGCGGCAGCCCGGTTTATGCAGGATACCGGCGGTGGTTCCATTGTTAATATTGCATCTACACGTGCCGTCATGTCAGAACCGAATTCAGAAGCGTATGCGGCATCAAAAGGAGGAGTACTAGGGTTAACGCACGCACTTGCAGCATCATTCAGTGAGTTGAATGTGACCGTTAATGCCATCAGTCCCGGGTGGATTGAAACGGGTGACTATGATGATTTAAGGGAAATCGATCATAGTCAGCATCTTTCCAATAGGGTGGGAAGACCAGAAGACATTGGAAGGGCCTGTCTGTATCTGACTGATGAAGCAAATAACTTTGTAAATGGAACGAACCTTGTCATTGACGGCGGAATGACACGAAAAATGATTTATGAACACTGA
- a CDS encoding LysM peptidoglycan-binding domain-containing protein, which translates to MGKKYVIHSLLLALFLIMPVVTAYGEEGQNLPIPDDSAGGGQLNIFDSENPQTDVPRFDQFIYMVRADDTVYTISEKFGFDLEKLVELNDLVPPYELTEGQLLEIPINDITDLQQTESHEYTVKKGDTLSEIAEKYGLDWHDLAIWNKLENPHLILIGQKILFPATEKQEQEKNVIIFYRAEN; encoded by the coding sequence ATGGGTAAGAAATATGTGATCCACAGCCTGTTATTGGCTTTGTTTTTAATAATGCCGGTCGTGACGGCATATGGGGAAGAAGGGCAAAATCTGCCTATTCCTGATGACAGTGCGGGCGGCGGACAACTGAATATATTTGATTCAGAGAATCCGCAAACCGATGTTCCCCGGTTTGACCAGTTTATTTATATGGTGAGGGCTGATGACACGGTTTATACAATCAGTGAAAAATTCGGTTTCGACCTGGAGAAGCTGGTGGAACTGAATGACCTTGTGCCGCCATATGAATTGACGGAAGGGCAGCTTCTTGAAATTCCAATCAATGATATTACCGACCTTCAACAGACGGAATCTCATGAGTATACCGTTAAAAAAGGGGACACGCTGTCCGAAATCGCTGAAAAATACGGATTGGACTGGCATGATCTCGCAATTTGGAACAAACTTGAAAATCCTCATTTAATCTTAATCGGCCAAAAAATCCTCTTTCCGGCAACGGAAAAACAAGAACAGGAGAAAAACGTCATCATTTTCTATCGGGCTGAGAACTAG
- a CDS encoding YueI family protein, which yields MAQEDIQEILKLGIYGTPQTKPAERKLFLSSIRERVWLALTRSQVNRGMPYREVEEVLRSRNDVHLFLNGSLPYESISPYIKLASKNGAQFTIVSNQASETPVGLVASASKAVDVSSVFIEDERYERDIGEKK from the coding sequence ATGGCACAGGAAGATATACAGGAAATTCTGAAGCTGGGGATATACGGAACACCCCAGACGAAACCGGCTGAGCGCAAGTTGTTTTTATCGTCCATCCGTGAACGGGTATGGCTGGCATTGACCCGCTCGCAGGTGAACAGGGGAATGCCGTACCGTGAAGTTGAGGAAGTGCTGCGATCGAGAAATGATGTTCATCTGTTCCTCAATGGCAGCCTGCCGTATGAATCCATTTCCCCTTATATCAAATTGGCTTCCAAAAACGGTGCGCAGTTCACCATCGTTTCCAATCAGGCTTCAGAAACACCGGTTGGACTGGTCGCGTCAGCATCGAAGGCAGTGGATGTATCATCTGTCTTCATTGAAGATGAAAGATATGAAAGAGATATCGGTGAAAAAAAGTAA
- the proC gene encoding pyrroline-5-carboxylate reductase: MLQNTNVLFIGAGSMAEAMIAGMLQEKKLRPENVTAANRSNKTRRNELENKYNINVTADCALRIDEADIIILAVKPKDAEKVLEPLKGRITDGQLVLSVLAGISTSYIEEEIGGAPKVIRVMPNTSSMIGESSTAISAGSHVCRSEMETAAELLQTIGDVTTIEEKHMDVFTGLAGSGPAYIYYVIEHLEQVAAAEGMDRETARKIAAQMVLGAGKMVQSGDDTPADLRRKVTSPNGTTQAGLEALDENGGGAAFMEAVKNAAKRSKEISSQFEKKPVLL; the protein is encoded by the coding sequence ATGTTACAAAATACAAATGTACTTTTCATCGGAGCCGGTTCTATGGCCGAAGCAATGATTGCCGGTATGCTTCAAGAAAAAAAGCTTCGCCCTGAGAATGTTACGGCCGCTAACAGAAGCAATAAAACAAGAAGAAATGAACTCGAAAACAAATATAATATTAATGTGACAGCCGACTGCGCTTTGCGAATTGACGAAGCAGATATCATCATCCTCGCTGTAAAACCGAAGGATGCAGAAAAAGTTCTGGAGCCCCTTAAAGGAAGAATCACAGACGGCCAGCTTGTGCTATCCGTACTTGCCGGGATCTCAACTTCTTATATAGAAGAAGAAATTGGCGGCGCGCCGAAGGTGATTCGCGTCATGCCGAACACCTCAAGCATGATCGGTGAATCATCTACTGCCATATCAGCAGGTTCCCATGTGTGCCGCTCAGAAATGGAAACTGCAGCTGAACTTCTTCAGACTATCGGTGATGTGACAACGATTGAAGAAAAGCACATGGATGTCTTCACTGGCCTCGCAGGCAGTGGTCCCGCATACATCTACTATGTAATTGAGCATCTTGAACAAGTAGCTGCAGCAGAAGGGATGGATCGTGAAACAGCCCGCAAAATAGCTGCACAGATGGTGCTTGGAGCAGGCAAAATGGTACAATCCGGCGATGATACACCTGCTGATCTTCGTCGTAAAGTGACTTCCCCGAACGGAACCACCCAGGCTGGCCTCGAGGCACTTGATGAAAACGGCGGTGGAGCAGCTTTCATGGAAGCAGTCAAGAATGCTGCCAAACGGTCAAAGGAAATCAGCTCGCAATTTGAGAAAAAACCTGTTTTACTATAA
- a CDS encoding ATP-dependent Clp protease ATP-binding subunit, with amino-acid sequence MYCEKCQTKPAVVHFKIRNNHEQKELHLCAECYAEVRNKMGASSPSGMFGSQQPFNGMFSGNGGFTPPHEAGANEAAPQEHQGLLDELGRNVTNAARAGLIDPVIGRDQEVERVIEILNRRNKNNPVLIGEPGVGKTAIAEGLALKVTEGDVPSKLLNKELYVLDVASLVADTGIRGQFEERMQELIKELQERKNVILFVDEIHLLVGAGSAQGSMDAGNILKPALARGELQLIGATTLKEYRDIEKDAALERRLQPVIVNEPTVEETIEILNGIRDKYEEYHGVSYEEETIRACALLSHRYIQDRHLPDKAIDLLDEAGSKANLKSDVTQDEASIQNRLGELHQQKEKATKEENYELAARLRDEEKQLEKKLSATSDNNKINVSAEDIQSIIEKKTGIPVRKLQLDEQQKMKNLDKKLSEKVIGQEEAVKKVTKAVRRSRAGLKAKTRPIGSFLFVGPTGVGKTELTRALAEELFGSREAMIRLDMSEYMEKHSVSKLIGSPPGYVGHDEAGQLTEKVRRKPYSIILLDEIEKAHPDVQHMFLQILEDGRLTDSQGRTVSFKDSVIIMTSNAGTADRKKKLGFGTTEEYAEESSILESLGSFFKPEFLNRFDSIIQFSPLKEKHLLQIVEIMTDELAESLKEQELTLEVSDNAKQKLAELGYHPAFGARPLRRVIQEHLEDNIADLLLDEENVKSLRADVKDGKIVVNKAN; translated from the coding sequence ATGTATTGTGAAAAGTGCCAGACTAAACCTGCAGTTGTCCATTTCAAAATCAGAAACAATCATGAACAAAAAGAATTGCATCTTTGTGCTGAATGTTATGCAGAGGTCCGCAATAAAATGGGGGCATCCAGTCCATCCGGCATGTTTGGCTCACAGCAGCCTTTCAATGGGATGTTTTCAGGAAACGGCGGCTTCACGCCTCCTCACGAAGCAGGCGCTAATGAAGCTGCCCCCCAGGAACACCAGGGGCTCCTTGACGAACTGGGCCGAAATGTGACAAACGCTGCCCGTGCAGGCTTAATCGATCCGGTGATTGGCCGTGACCAAGAAGTGGAACGGGTAATCGAAATCCTGAATCGCCGAAATAAGAACAACCCTGTCTTGATCGGTGAACCCGGGGTCGGAAAAACAGCAATCGCTGAAGGCCTTGCCCTAAAGGTTACTGAAGGTGATGTGCCATCCAAGCTGCTCAATAAAGAACTGTATGTGCTTGATGTTGCATCACTTGTAGCCGATACAGGCATCCGGGGACAATTTGAAGAACGGATGCAGGAATTAATCAAAGAATTGCAGGAACGGAAAAACGTCATCCTGTTTGTAGATGAAATCCATCTCCTTGTCGGTGCCGGTTCGGCCCAGGGCTCAATGGATGCAGGCAATATTTTAAAACCGGCTCTGGCCCGCGGTGAATTGCAGCTGATCGGTGCAACCACACTCAAAGAATACCGCGATATCGAAAAGGATGCCGCGCTTGAGCGCCGACTGCAGCCGGTCATTGTCAACGAACCGACAGTTGAGGAAACAATCGAAATCCTAAACGGCATTCGTGACAAATATGAAGAATACCACGGTGTATCTTATGAAGAAGAAACCATCCGAGCATGTGCCCTTCTGTCCCACCGTTATATTCAGGATCGCCACTTGCCGGATAAAGCGATCGACCTGCTTGATGAAGCGGGATCCAAAGCGAACCTAAAATCAGACGTCACACAGGATGAGGCAAGCATCCAAAATCGGCTCGGAGAACTGCATCAACAAAAAGAGAAGGCGACAAAAGAAGAAAATTACGAATTGGCCGCACGGCTCCGCGATGAAGAAAAACAACTGGAAAAAAAGCTTTCAGCAACATCTGACAATAACAAAATTAACGTCTCTGCAGAAGATATCCAGTCCATCATAGAAAAGAAAACCGGAATACCCGTACGCAAGCTTCAGCTTGATGAACAGCAAAAAATGAAAAACCTTGATAAGAAACTTTCCGAAAAAGTCATCGGCCAGGAAGAAGCCGTCAAAAAAGTGACGAAAGCGGTGCGCCGCAGCCGGGCCGGCTTGAAGGCGAAAACCCGGCCGATCGGTTCCTTCCTGTTCGTCGGTCCGACAGGTGTAGGTAAAACAGAACTTACCCGCGCACTTGCCGAAGAATTATTCGGCAGCCGGGAAGCGATGATCCGCCTGGATATGAGCGAATATATGGAGAAACATTCGGTCTCCAAGCTGATCGGTTCCCCTCCAGGATATGTGGGGCATGATGAAGCCGGCCAGCTTACTGAAAAAGTGCGCCGCAAGCCGTACAGCATCATCTTGCTCGATGAAATCGAAAAAGCCCATCCTGATGTACAGCATATGTTTCTGCAAATTCTTGAAGACGGCCGCCTCACTGACAGCCAGGGACGGACGGTCAGCTTCAAAGATTCTGTCATCATCATGACAAGTAATGCAGGAACCGCTGATCGGAAAAAGAAGCTTGGTTTTGGAACAACTGAGGAATATGCTGAGGAAAGCAGCATACTTGAATCACTCGGTTCCTTTTTCAAGCCGGAATTTTTAAACCGCTTTGACAGCATCATTCAGTTCAGCCCTCTTAAAGAAAAGCATCTCCTGCAAATCGTTGAGATTATGACTGACGAACTTGCTGAATCGCTGAAAGAGCAAGAACTGACTCTCGAAGTCTCAGACAATGCCAAGCAGAAGCTTGCTGAACTCGGTTACCATCCGGCGTTTGGCGCCCGCCCGCTCCGCAGGGTGATCCAGGAACACCTTGAAGATAATATCGCCGATCTTCTGCTTGATGAAGAAAATGTTAAATCATTGAGAGCCGACGTCAAAGACGGAAAAATTGTTGTCAACAAAGCGAACTGA